The nucleotide sequence TTGCCAGTGGGTACAAACCACTGAATCATTTGCTCGTCTAGCTCGGTGATACCGCGCCTTGAGTCCACGATCAGGATCATGCCTACCAACTGCTCTCGCTCCTGTAAATAGTCGCTTAGGAGGGCATTCCAGTGGTATTTGGTCTCGTGATTGACTGCTGCATAGCCATAGCCTGGCAAGTCAACCAAATAAGCTAGCAGGTCATCTTTTGCAAAAACACCGAAATAGTTAATATGTTGGGTGCGTCCAGGCGTTTTACTGGCAAAAGCTAGCCTTTTTTGGTTGCAAAGGATGTTAAGGGCGCTAGATTTGCCTGCATTTGAGCGGCCAGCAAAGGCCACCTCTCGCAGCGGGGTGGCAGGTAGACAATGGGTATCATTGACTGTAGTGGCGAATCGGGCTTGAAAGAGTTTAGACATGTCCAGAAGCTATTGTAAAATCACGCAAAATCATGAAATATCTCATGGTGTTGGGTAAAAAGTTGTAAATGCAGGGCCCAAACACTTTTAGGAATTTTTGCCAAGGTAAACATAATGCGTCAAACCTCTCAAATCTCCAAATTAACTGGCTTACGGGCTGGTTTTGCGGTTCTCTCCATTTTCGCTCTGATCGGCGTATCTGGTGCAGTTTTTGCTGCCGATGCTGCTCCTATGGCAGCCGCTCCAGAAGCTAAAGCAGAAGTTCCAGGTAAACCTAAGGTTGATCCAGCCGCGGGTGAAGCACTGTATTCAAATGGTGATGCAACTCGTGGCGTAACCGCCTGTATCACTTGCCATGGCCCTAAAGGTCAAAGTGCGATTGGTACATGGCCAAAGCTTTCCGCACAGCATGCTGCATACCTTACAAAGCAGTTGAAAAACTTTAAAGAAGGCGCTCGCGCAAATCCAATCATGATGGGTATGGCCGCCACTTTGACTCAAGAAGACATGCAAAATATTTCAGCTTTTTTATCTAAGCAGCCTATCTCCCAGGGTGTTGCTCAAGATAAAGAAACAATCGCATTAGGCCAAAGTATTTATCGTGGTGGTATTGCAGCAAAAGGCGTTCCAGCTTGTGCTGCCTGCCACAGCCCAACAGGCGCTGGTATTCCTGCTCAGTACCCACTCCTTGGCGGTCAATGGGCTGAATACAATAATGCCCAGTTGCTAGCGTTCCGTGAAGGCGTGCGCACCAACAGTAGTCAAATGACAACGATTGCTTCAAAGCTTTCGGATAAAGAAATGAAAGCGGTAGCTGATTACATCGCAGGCTTGCATTAATTAGCTAAAGCCTTAAAACAAAACCCCGCTACTTCAGCGGGGTTTTTTATTGACTAAAACTTTTGCAAAGTGTTTAAATGTGCTCCAATTACTGATTGTTAGCTTGGTAAAACTGTTTCAGAAGAAAACAAGTCAGTAGTTTTTTCGCGAGTGCGAATAACGTAAGCATTTTTTCCATCAACCATAATCTCCGCAGGTTTAGGGCGCGTGTTGTAGTTGGATGCCATTACAAAACCATAAGCGCCAGCAGACAGAATGGCTAGAAGATCGCCTTCCTCTACCGCAAGATGACGATCCCTTCCCAGCCAGTCGCCAGATTCGCAAACAGGACCAACGATGTCATAGGTCAATGCTTTTGCTGCCTTCTTTTGTACGGGCACTATTCCATGATGTGCTTCATATAGGGCAGGTCGCATCAGTTCAGTCATTGCAGCATCAACAATGCAGAAGTTCTTCTCAGCACCGGGCTTTAAATACTCTACAGTTGTTAGTAGCACGCCAGCATTGCCTACTAATGACCTGCCTGGCTCAAGCACAACGTCAAGGTGACCAAAACCACGCTCAGCCACTCGATTCAATAAGGTGTTCGTAAATTCAGTAATGTCTGGCGGGGTTTCATCACTATAAGAAATACCAAGACCACCACCGAGATCAAGATGGTGAATCACAATACCCTCTTTTTTCAGTTGCGCGACAAGATCTAACACTTTATCTAACGCATCTAAGTAAGGGGCGGTGGTCGTGATTTGAGAGCCAATGTGACAATCAATTCCAACTACATCTATTTGAGAAAGTTGTGATGCTTCACGATAGGTTTTTAAAACCTCGTGATATGCGATGCCAAATTTATTGCCCTTAAGCCCAGTGGAAATATAAGGATGGGTTTGCGCATCTACATCAGGATTAACGCGTAAAGAAATCGGGGCGCGGCAATTGAGTTCAGTAGCTACGCGATTAATCTTATGCAGTTCAGCAATCGATTCAACATTAATACATTTGACGCCAGCTTTGAGGGCTGTAGCGATTTCAGCAGCAGATTTACCTACACCTGCAAATACTAGGCTCTTTGGATCTGCGTCAATTGCTAATGCACGAGCTAACTCACCGCCACTCACTAAATCAAATCCAGCACCCAGTTTTTTAAAGCAATCAATCACCGCTAAATTGCTGTTTGCCTTCATGGCATAGTGCACGCGGGCACGACGTTTGCCATTACTATCAACGCATGCCTTGTCGTAGGCTTGGTAAGCTTCAGTCAATGCTTTTTTGCTGTAGATGTACAGCGGCGTACCAAATTCTTTTGCTAAGTCTGCGAGTGGAATTTCTTCGGCATACCAGTTGCCATCGCGTTCAGTAAACCCGGATAACTTAGGAAGGGGGATTGCTTTGCTTTTCATTACTTGGCCGATGAAGAATTGCTTGGGCTAGCAGGGGTTTGAGGTGGGTATAGCTTGCCTTTAGGTTCCGGCTCTGTAGGAGCTGACGGAACTGGTGGCACATTTGGCATAAATAGCGGTCCTCTTACCCCACACCCAACAAGGGATATTAGAAGGCTAAGGCAGAGGGTTCTATTAAGAATCGCTATCATGAATGTCTCTAAAACGAATGATTGAATATAGCATGCAGGACTCCGGTATGAATCCAAACGATCCAGGCGTAGAAACCATCGATGACAAGCAGTTTTACCAGCTGGGAAGCAATTTATTGCATTCCATAGAGGTGGCGTTGGAGACTGCTGATGAAGCATTAGATCTCGACTTGGATATTGAGCGCCAAGGCGGGAACGTTATTAATATTCGTTTTAAGGATAAAAGTGTCATTGTGATTAATACTCAACCACCTTTGCATGAGATTTGGGTCGCTGCCAAATCGGGTGGATATCACTATCGCTGGGCTGGCACTATGGCACAACCTTTGTGGCTTGATACCAAAACAGGAAAAGAGCTGTTAAGCGATTTGACTGAGTTTGCGAGCGCTCAGGCTGGTCAAGCAGTTAATATGAGCTTGATTTAAGCTGCGCCAGTAGCACTTAAAGTTTCAATCACTTGGGCATCAGCTACGCTTTTAATCTGGGCTTTACCAATCTTTTCTAAAACAACATAACGGATTTGACCGCCCTCGGTTTTTTTATCAACCTGCATAAGTTCCATATAACGCCCTACACCAAACTTTGGCGGCGTAGTTGGTAAATTCATAGATTGGATGATTTTGGTGAGACGCTGGAAATCTGCGTCGCTAATGTAGTTGAGTCGACGTGACAGATCCGCACCCATCACCATGCCACATCCGACTGCTTCACCATGTAGCCATTCGCCGTAGCCCATACCCGCTTCAATTGCGTGACCAAAGGTATGACCAAAATTGAGGGTTGCACGAATACCGCCCTCTCTTTCATCTGCGGAAACTACTGCAGATTTAATTTCACAGGAACGTAAGACGGCATGACCCATTGCTTCTGTGTCGCAGGCTAGCAGCGGTGAGGCATTAGATTCAATCCAATTTAAGAACTCGGCATCTGCAATAGCGCCATGCTTCACAACTTCAGCAAGCCCAGCAGATAGCTCTCTCGGGGGTAGAGTCTTTAAGGTATTGAGATCGGCAATCACAGCGGCCGGCTGATGAAAGGCGCCAATCATATTTTTACCTAGCGGATGATTGATGCCCGTTTTACCGCCAACGGAAGAGTCTACCTGTGCAAGCAAGGTAGTGGGTACTTGGATAAAGCGAATGCCGCGCATAAAGCTAGCCGCAGCAAATCCAGTCATATCGCCTATAACGCCACCACCCAGGGCAACCAACATGGTGTGGCGATCAGCGCCAAACTTTAAAAGATCATCAAAAATCAACTGAAGATTTTTCCAGTCTTTGTATGACTCGCCATCAGGTAGAACAATTGTCCTAACAGGCTTCCCAAAGGTGCTCAGCGTCTTAGTTAGGCGCTCAGCATAGAGCGGGGCAACCGTAGTGTTACTAACAATGTAAATAGAGGTTGCTTTTTCACAGGCCTTAAATAAGCTTGCTTGATCAATCAGATCTTTGCCAATATAAATCGGGTAACTGCGATTGCCAAGATCAACTTCAAGTGTTTTCATCATAGTGCCAATATATTTAAGCGGAAAGTTCAAGCTGCATGATTAAGGTATTGACCAGCTGATTAACGCTAGGCTTGCCAGTCTCAATCACATGGTCAGCGATTTCACGATACAGAGGATCGCGAACGGCATATAAGTTTTCTAAAATCTTTTTGGCATCCCCATTTTTTAATAAGGGGCGACCCTCGCCACCTTTGGTGCGATGCCAAAGTTCAATTGGGTTTGCGTGAAGATAAATCACGGTGCCACCCTCACTTAATGCCTGCCGATTTTCTGGTGAGAGAACAGCGCCACCGCCGGTTGCCAAAATAATATCTTGCTCGGCAGTGATTTCACGGATGGCTTGAGCTTCTCTTTTGCGAAATCCTTCTTCGCCTTCCATTTCAAAAATGACGGGGATTTTTACGCCACAGCGCTCTTCAATCACATGGTCGGCATCTAGAAAGCGGCGCCCTAATTTTTTGGCCAAGACCTTACCAACGGTCGACTTCCCAGCGCCCATGAGGCCGATTAGAAAGATATTGTTTGTCGAGGAGTTCACCCTCCGATTTTATTAGGGTTTGTCGAGAACAGTCGGAGTTAAAAAGACAAGTAGCTCTGTTTTATCTTGTAATTTGGATTTATGGCGAAAAAAATGACCAATGAGGGGTATATCGCCTAAGAGCGGGATTTTGACTTCGTCTTCCCGTTCAGTGGTTTGGAAAATGCCACCAATGATGGCTGTCCCGCCATTTTCAACGGTGACCTCTGAACTCAGGCTTTTGGTGTCAATGGCATATCCCTGTTCTGTTTTCATGCCTACCGTGTCCTTATTAATGCCCACTAGCATTGATATCTTTCCATCTGGATGGATTTTTGGCAAAACCTCTAGGCGAAGGTTTGCCTTTCTAAATTGCAATTTACTGCCATTTTGATTCGAGGTTTGGTAGGGCAGTTCTGTACCTTGCTCAATGGTTGCCTTCACCTGGTCGCCAGTCATGATGCGTGGGTTAGAAAGAATCTTTCCCTGACCTTCAGACTCAAGCGCAGAAAGTTCTGCCTGCAGAATGCGGCTCCCATTTCTGGAGACTAAGGTTGCGGCTATAGTTGCTGGATTAAAACCACTCAAACCAGCGCCACCCAGATCCATGCTGCCAATTAATTTTTGATCTGTTTTATCTCCGATACCATTAGCTTGATATCCCAGCTTAACCCCTAGCTCACGGGCAAAGCGTTCATCAGCCTCAACTATTCGGGCTTCTATGAGGATTTGCCTGGGACTATTCATGTGGTCTCCACCAAACGGAAGGGCGGCCTCTTCACGCCGGAATTTCTGAAAGGCTTGGATTTCTGCGTGAGGCCCAATCCAGTAGATTTCTCCGTTGCGCACCAGTCGTAAACCGCGGCTCGCCAGAATAGAGTGAAGGGCTGTTTGCCAAGGGGTATTTCTAAGGTCTATCGAGATCTTCCCTTTAATGGATTCGCTTAATAAAAAATTGGTATTACCCAATTTCGCCATAGTTTCTAAAAGTTCAGTTAATTCAATACCGGTAAATTGCAGGCTAATAGGGATCAGGAAATGATTTTGTGAGGGCGCATTACCCATTGCTGTATTGCTGGATAAAAGCATCAATACAGCTAACCAAGAGGTGAGCAGTTTGAAGTATTTCTGGGGGTTATTTAGGCTGAGCTTCATTCGCTTTTTGAAGCCTTCAGAACCAGAGATTTGCCCTGGGAATGGGTCAGGGTCACAAGTCCTTTTTCGATAGAGCTTAGGTGCCATCCCCCTAAAACCTGCGCCCCCCTCTCAAAGACAAGATGGCTTTTCCCTGTATGAAAATAGGCTTGCTGGGTGTTGCCCATTTGGGATGTGCCAAGGTACTGCCAGCGGCGTAGCTCGGACTCATGGGTTGGTGCTTGCGGCCTGTTCAGAGTCCTTGTTTCAGGCTTTCTTTCCTTTAATAAGTGAATACTTACTTCTATTTCATCTATTGCTAGATATAGCTCATCTTGATCATTGTTAATTTGATCACGCATTAATAGCATCTCTTTTTTCAATTCCAAAAGCTGTTGTTGGGGTCTCTCCAAGGCATCTTGGGATTGCTTATTCAGTGAGGTGTAGGCCACAAAAAATGCAATAGCTGCTGCCAGCAAGACGCCAATCAAGGCGATTGGAAGCGCAATTCCTTGTAGTGAATTGCGGATCTGAATAGGATTTAAGGACTCCGTAAAGGGATTGCTTCTGCCTTGGTTTGGAGCTCTATGCGGTGTGCTTTGATGGGGAGGGGGCTTGCGTATTCCATGGGGGTCGGGGATGGCTGGGTCATCGCCGAGATCACTCAGAATTTCATCAAAAGATTGGCTGGAAATATGGCGTGCTGGCATACCCATATTCTTCTGTTTTGGGTACCGAAAATCCATCAGCCTAGATTGAACCCACCGTCAGAAATCAGATCTTATCTATAAGCAAAACAAGAATTTTGGAGGTTTTAGGGGAATTGTCTAAGCGCCCTATAATTTGGACATATGGCCTTACCTCCAAAAGACAAGCCGCCGCTGAATCAGCGTCCCATTCGTCCATCCGATAGACGCCCTCGGAATTCACGAGTAGAGCCTGGCTTGCCAGGGAATTCATCAGGCAGCCCTTTAATAAAGGCTTTACTCATTGTTGCCGCTGTAGGCGCGATAGCCCTGTCACTGGTCCTTGGTTATGCTTTTTTAATTGCCAAGCCGAATTTGCCAAAAATTTCCGCTTTAACTGATTACAACCCAAAAACACCTCTGCGGATTTACACCGCAGATAAGGTATTGATTGGTGAGTTTGGTGAAGAGCGTCGTAAAGTCATCCCGCTAAATGAAATTCCGATGGCAATGCGAAACGCCGTTATTGCTACAGAGGACGATCGTTTCTATTCCCATGGCGGGGTTGACTACGTTGGGGTTCTTAGAGCGGGGGTTGCCAATCTCCGCGGACATTTAGCTCAGGGCGCCTCGACCATCACAATGCAGGTGGCAAGAAATTTCTTCTTAAGTAACGAGAAGACATTTAGCCGCAAGATTTACGAAATTCTTTTGGCATGGGAGATTGAATCTCAACTGACTAAAGACAAGATTTTAGAAATCTATATGAACCAAATTTTCTTGGGTCAAAGAGCTTTTGGTTTCTCAAGCGCAGCGCAAATTTACTTTGGTATTGAATTGAAGGACATTAGCATTGCTCAAGCCGCAATGCTGGCTGGCCTGCCTAAGGCGCCTTCGGCTTATAACCCAGTGACCAACTACCGCCGTGCCAAGATTCGTCAAGAGTACATTCTTCAGCGCATGCGCGATCTGGGTTACATCACACCAGAGGAATACCAAAAAGCGATGATTGAAGAATTACATATTCGCGGCTTGGGTAATGAGTTTGCGGTTCGTGCTGACTTCCCCGCTGAAATGGTTCGTCAATTACTCTTCACGCAGTATGGAGAGGCAATCTATTCACAAGGGATCGACGTCTACACGACTATCTTAAAAGCCGATCAAGATGCCGCTTATAAAGCAGTCCGACGTGGAATTTTTGAATACGATTTACGGCATGCTTATCGTGGCCCTGAGGGTTTTATCGATCTTCCCGAAGACTCTGTGAAGCGCCAGCGCGCGATTGACGAGGCATTACTTGCTTATCCGCAGTTGGATGATTTGCAGTCTGGGATTGTGCTCGACGTTAAACCGAAAGAAATGCAAGTCATGATTTCGACTGGTGACACCATCACTATTAAAGGTGAGGGTATGAAATTGGCGGCTGCTTCTATTACTGATAGCACTCAGCCCAAAAAACGCTTGCGCCCTGGCGCTATAGTGCGACTTCTTTCAGATGGAGGGGTTTGGAAATTGGCCCAGCTGCCACAAGTTGAGGCTGCCTTTGTGTCCATGAATGCAGAGACCGGCGCAATTCTATCTTTAGTGGGCGGCTTTGATTTCCGTCGTAACCAATTTAATCACGTGACGCAAGCTTTACGTCAGCCTGGTTCCTCATTTAAACCATTTATCTATGCCGCCGCCATTGAAAAAGGCTTTACCCCAAGTACGATGGTGAACGATGCACCTTTATCTATTGGTGGCATGGAGACTGGCAGTCAGGCTTGGGAGCCAAAAAACTACGATGGCAAATATGATGGCATGATGCGCCTGCGCAATGCCTTGGCAAAATCAAAGAACTTAGTGTCGGTTCGCATTATTCGCGCCATCGGCCCTTCTTATGCGCAAGAATATATTCAGCGTTTTGGCTTTGAGCCAGAAAAGCACCCCCCTTACTTAACAATGGCTTTGGGCGCGGGTTCTGTAACCCCGTTGCAGATGGCCTCTGCTTATAGTGTATTTGCCAATGGGGGCTATCGTGTGGATCCATTCTTGATTGACAAGATGGTGGACTCTAAAGGCACCGTCATGTTCGAAGCAAAGCCTACGCATGCGGGTGAAGATGCGCCTCGTGTATTAGATGCGCGCACTGCATTTGTAATGGATAGCATGCTGCAAGAAGTAACCAAGACGGGTACCGCAGCCTCAGCGCGTGGTAAGTTGGGACGAAGCGACATTGCAGGTAAAACAGGCACAACGAATGATTCGCATGATGCCTGGTTTGCTGGCTATAACCCTAAAGTAGTTGCGATTGCATGGATTGGCTTTGATAAGCCTGCGAGTTTGGGCGATCGAGAGACTGGTGGCGGACTTGCTTTGCCAATGTGGATTTCTTATATGGCGACTGCATTAAAGGATAGCCCTCAGATCTCTCGCGAAGTGCCAAGCGGCGTAACGCAAGTTGATGGCGACTGGTTTATCCCGGACTTTGCTACCAATGGCGGTGTGCGCGAACTGCAATAGTTCGTTTTCAACATGGCACGGCAAGCGCGCACAGTAATACCAGGCCAAGCAATGCATGTGATGGTCCGCGGCAATAATCGTGAAAATATTTTCTTTGCCGATGAAGATCGGCGCACTTATTTAGAGTGGCTGCGTGAAGCTGCTAGGCAGTTTGGTTGTGCCGTGCATGCGTTTGCTTTAATGCCTAACCATGTGCATTTGCTCATGACTCCCCAAAGCGAAGATTCGCTGGCGAAAACAATGCAGTCTCTTGGTCGCCGTTATGCCCAATATTTCAATCAACAGCATCGCCGCTCGGGAACCATTTGGGAGGGGCGATATCGCTCATCTTTGATTGACCCGGATTATTTTTTACGCTGCCAGCGTTATATAGAGCTCAACCCGGTCAGGGCTGGATATGAATCCAATCCCCAAAGCTCTACATGGACGAGTTTTGCAACCCACATTGGTGGCAATGCAGAGCCTTGGTTGGTAGACCATCAGCATTTTTGGAAGTTGGGTAACACCCCTTTTGAGAGGCAGATGAGCTGGTCAAACTTTGTAAAAGAGGGTGCGCCTCACTGGGAAGACCGCCAAATCACAGAATCTCTATTGCGATCCAAGCCTTGGGTCAGTGATATTTATGCCAAAAAGCTCTTTAAAGATACTCCGGAGCTTGCATTAATTCGCCATCGTGGGCGCCCTAGAAAAATTCACTCTTTAAATTCAATCACTTAGTTGATTAATGCTTTCCCTATATTTCCAATAGGGTATTGAGTATTTCGACTCTGTCCCCATATATAGAATTCATATTGGTGCGACATCTAAATAAATGGGACAGACTCATTTTATTTTTATTGCATCGGTGTGGGTATTCACCTATATTGGATCCTCCAAAAGTAATTAGGCCTTTGTCGCCCCTCGGAAATACTATGACTACAAAATTAAATACAGATCTTCGCCCTATCGCTCAAGGTTTATATGACCCTAGAAATGAGCATGACGCTTGCGGCGTAGGATTCGTCGCACATATTAAAGGCAAGAAATCTCATGAGATCGTTTCTCAGGGTTTACAGATCCTTGAGAACTTAGATCACCGGGGAGCGGTTGGCGCTGATCCGTTAATGGGCGATGGCGCCGGTATCTTGATTCAGATCCCAGATACTTTGTATCGCGAAGAAATGGCAAAGCAAGGCGTGACTTTGCCACCATTAGGTGAGTATGGCGTTGGCATGATTTTCTTGCCGAAAGAGCATGCTTCCCGTTTGGCCTGCGAACAAGAGCTAGAGCGCACTGTGCGCTTAGAGGGGCAAGTTGTTTTGGGCTGGAGAGATGTTCCGGTAGATGTGAAATTGCCGATGTCTCCAACAGTACAAATGACAGAGCCATTTATCCGTCAAATTTTTATTGGTCGTGGCCGCGACATCATGACAACCGATGCGCTCGAGCGTAAGTTGTATGTGATTCGTAAAACAGCAAGTCATGCAATTCAAGATTTGCATTTGAAGCATGGCAAAGAATATTTCGTTGCATCAATGTCCGCTAGAACCATTGTTTACAAGGGTTTGCTGTTAGCGAATCAAGTCGGTGCTTATTACCAAGACTTGCAAGACAAGCGCACTGTATCCGCGCTTGCTTTAGTGCATCAACGTTTCTCCACTAATACTTTCCCCGCATGGGAATTAGCGCATCCATATCGCATGATTGCGCACAACGGTGAGATCAACACTGTTAAAGGTAACGTCAATTGGGTTAATGCACGTGAGGGCGCTATTAGCTCCCCAGTTCTTGGCGATGATTTGCAAAAACTCTGGCCGTTGATTTATCCAGGTCAGTCAGATACTGCGTGCTTTGATAACTGCTTAGAGTTGCTGGTGATGTCTGGCTACCCTTTAGCCCAGGCCATGATGATGATGATTCCTGAAGCATGGGAACAGCATGCGTTGATGGATGACAATCGTCGTGCCTTCTACGAATATCACGCAGCAATGATGGAGCCATGGGATGGACCTGCGGCGATGGCATTTACTGATGGTCGTCAAATTGGCGCAACCTTGGACCGAAATGGTTTGCGTCCAGCACGTTATTACGTAACCGACGATGACTTGGTCATCATGGGTTCTGAAGCGGGCGTATTGCCAATTCCTGAAAGTAAGATCGTTCAAAAATGGCGTTTGCAGCCAGGCAAGATGTTCATGATCGACATGGAGCAAGGTCGCATTATTGATGACGTTGAGCTCAAGAATGCCGTTTCTAAAGCCAAGCCATATAAGAGCTGGATCGACGCAGTTCGTGTGAAGTTGGATGAAGTTGATGCCAGCAAAGCAGATTTGATTGACGAGAAAACGACTATTCGTCCGGCAGCTAAATTATTAGACCGTCAACAGGCATTTGGTTATACGCAAGAGGACATCAAATTCTTGATGGCACCAATGGCCATGAATGGTGAAGAGGCTATTGGTTCAATGGGTAATGACAGTCCATTGGCTGTTCTGTCTAATAAGGACAAGCCTCTCTATAACTACTTCAAGCAATTATTTGCGCAGGTGACCAATCCTCCAATCGACTCGATTCGCGAGAATATGGTGATGTCTTTAGTTTCTTTCATTGGGCCAAAGCCTAATTTATTAGATACCAATAACATCAACCCTCCAATGCGTTTAGAAGTTAGTCAGCCCATTTTGGATTTTGATGACATCACCAAGATTCGCCACATTGGTCACTACACCAATGGCAAATTCCGCTCTTACGAATTGGATATTTGCTATCCAGCTTCATGGGGTAAAGCGGGCATTGAAGCTCGCTTGGCATCCTTGTGCGCTGAGGCTGCAGATGCCGTACGTTCTGGCTACAACATTTTGATCGTGAGCGATCGTCAGGTTGATGAGAAGCATGTCGCCATTCCGGCTTTGTTGGCAACATCTGCTATCCATCAGCATTTGGTGCAAAAAGGTTTGCGTACCAGCGTCGGCTTAGTGGTTGAAACTGGCAGCGCCCGTGAGACTCATCACTTTGCGCTCTTGGCTGGCTATGGCGCAGAAGCCATTCATCCATACCTCGCCATGGAAACTTTAGCGGAAATGGCTAAAGGATTGTCTGGAGATTTATCTGCTGAAAAAGCAGTGAAGAACTTTGTAAAAGCTGTAGGTAAGGGTCTGCAAAAGGTCATGTCCAAAATGGGCATCTCTACTTACATGTCCTACACCGGTTCACAGATTTTTGAAGCGATTGGTTTAAATCACGACATCATCGATCAATACTTCAAGGGTACTCCATCAAATGTTGGTGGTATCGGCGTATTTGAAGTGGCTGAAGAAGCTTTACGTATGCACACAGCTGCATTTGGTAACGATCCAGTTTTAACTAATATGCTCGATGCTGGTGGTGAATATGCTTTCCGTATTCGTGGTGAGAATCATATGTGGACTCCAGACACGATTGCGAAGTTGCAGCACTCCACTCGTATTGGTGCTGAGAAGGGCTATCAGACTTATAAAGAGTACGCCAACATCATTAACGATCAAACCAAGCGTCAAATGACTCTGCGTGGTTTGTTTGAATTCAAGCTCGATCCAGCAAAAGCGATTCCATTGGATGAAGTGGAATCTGCAAAAGAAATCGTTAAGCGTTTTGCAACGGGCGCGATGTCTTTGGGCTCGATCTCTACAGAAGCCCATGCTACTTTGGCCATTGCTATGAACCGTATCGGTGGCAAGTCCAATACGGGTGAGGGTGGTGAAGATCCAAATCGTTATGTGAACGAGCTTAAAGGTATCCCAATCAAAAAAGGCGAGACTTTAGCCAGCATCTTGGGTAGCGATGTAGTTGAGGCTAATATTCCATTGTTGGACGGCGACTCATTGCGTTCCAAGATTAAGCAAGTTGCTTCTGGTCGTTTTGGTGTGACTACTGAGTACTTACGTTCTGCCGATCA is from Polynucleobacter sp. MWH-S4W17 and encodes:
- the yihA gene encoding ribosome biogenesis GTP-binding protein YihA/YsxC; the encoded protein is MSKLFQARFATTVNDTHCLPATPLREVAFAGRSNAGKSSALNILCNQKRLAFASKTPGRTQHINYFGVFAKDDLLAYLVDLPGYGYAAVNHETKYHWNALLSDYLQEREQLVGMILIVDSRRGITELDEQMIQWFVPTGKPIHVLLSKCDKLNKSECKHVLEAVRQQLQQYDPALPDGTGDSKQLTAQLFSSTKRIGLEEADNLIIKWLFEAETHEDEITS
- a CDS encoding cytochrome c, which produces MRQTSQISKLTGLRAGFAVLSIFALIGVSGAVFAADAAPMAAAPEAKAEVPGKPKVDPAAGEALYSNGDATRGVTACITCHGPKGQSAIGTWPKLSAQHAAYLTKQLKNFKEGARANPIMMGMAATLTQEDMQNISAFLSKQPISQGVAQDKETIALGQSIYRGGIAAKGVPACAACHSPTGAGIPAQYPLLGGQWAEYNNAQLLAFREGVRTNSSQMTTIASKLSDKEMKAVADYIAGLH
- the lysA gene encoding diaminopimelate decarboxylase; translation: MKSKAIPLPKLSGFTERDGNWYAEEIPLADLAKEFGTPLYIYSKKALTEAYQAYDKACVDSNGKRRARVHYAMKANSNLAVIDCFKKLGAGFDLVSGGELARALAIDADPKSLVFAGVGKSAAEIATALKAGVKCINVESIAELHKINRVATELNCRAPISLRVNPDVDAQTHPYISTGLKGNKFGIAYHEVLKTYREASQLSQIDVVGIDCHIGSQITTTAPYLDALDKVLDLVAQLKKEGIVIHHLDLGGGLGISYSDETPPDITEFTNTLLNRVAERGFGHLDVVLEPGRSLVGNAGVLLTTVEYLKPGAEKNFCIVDAAMTELMRPALYEAHHGIVPVQKKAAKALTYDIVGPVCESGDWLGRDRHLAVEEGDLLAILSAGAYGFVMASNYNTRPKPAEIMVDGKNAYVIRTREKTTDLFSSETVLPS
- a CDS encoding lipoprotein; translated protein: MIAILNRTLCLSLLISLVGCGVRGPLFMPNVPPVPSAPTEPEPKGKLYPPQTPASPSNSSSAK
- the cyaY gene encoding iron donor protein CyaY is translated as MSLKRMIEYSMQDSGMNPNDPGVETIDDKQFYQLGSNLLHSIEVALETADEALDLDLDIERQGGNVINIRFKDKSVIVINTQPPLHEIWVAAKSGGYHYRWAGTMAQPLWLDTKTGKELLSDLTEFASAQAGQAVNMSLI
- the aroB gene encoding 3-dehydroquinate synthase, translating into MKTLEVDLGNRSYPIYIGKDLIDQASLFKACEKATSIYIVSNTTVAPLYAERLTKTLSTFGKPVRTIVLPDGESYKDWKNLQLIFDDLLKFGADRHTMLVALGGGVIGDMTGFAAASFMRGIRFIQVPTTLLAQVDSSVGGKTGINHPLGKNMIGAFHQPAAVIADLNTLKTLPPRELSAGLAEVVKHGAIADAEFLNWIESNASPLLACDTEAMGHAVLRSCEIKSAVVSADEREGGIRATLNFGHTFGHAIEAGMGYGEWLHGEAVGCGMVMGADLSRRLNYISDADFQRLTKIIQSMNLPTTPPKFGVGRYMELMQVDKKTEGGQIRYVVLEKIGKAQIKSVADAQVIETLSATGAA
- a CDS encoding shikimate kinase, translated to MNSSTNNIFLIGLMGAGKSTVGKVLAKKLGRRFLDADHVIEERCGVKIPVIFEMEGEEGFRKREAQAIREITAEQDIILATGGGAVLSPENRQALSEGGTVIYLHANPIELWHRTKGGEGRPLLKNGDAKKILENLYAVRDPLYREIADHVIETGKPSVNQLVNTLIMQLELSA
- a CDS encoding secretin and TonB N-terminal domain-containing protein — protein: MKLSLNNPQKYFKLLTSWLAVLMLLSSNTAMGNAPSQNHFLIPISLQFTGIELTELLETMAKLGNTNFLLSESIKGKISIDLRNTPWQTALHSILASRGLRLVRNGEIYWIGPHAEIQAFQKFRREEAALPFGGDHMNSPRQILIEARIVEADERFARELGVKLGYQANGIGDKTDQKLIGSMDLGGAGLSGFNPATIAATLVSRNGSRILQAELSALESEGQGKILSNPRIMTGDQVKATIEQGTELPYQTSNQNGSKLQFRKANLRLEVLPKIHPDGKISMLVGINKDTVGMKTEQGYAIDTKSLSSEVTVENGGTAIIGGIFQTTEREDEVKIPLLGDIPLIGHFFRHKSKLQDKTELLVFLTPTVLDKP